The Opitutaceae bacterium genome has a window encoding:
- a CDS encoding glycosyltransferase family 2 protein — protein MTDQEIQRAILSVIIVAWKSRGEIGSCLDSIPRTLGGRPVELLVVDNSLNADGTSTLIDREYPQVRLIQPEQNLGFGAGNNLGFQQSSGEVILVLNPDTVVNANALFHCLDRLLEEPAIGLISPKLVQADGIMDLACRRKVPSFWDGFCRASGLAGCFPKSRFLAGYNLTYLDPDGTYDVGAINGAFMMGRREAFEKVGLFDEDFFMYGDDLDLCYRFTQAGYRVVYDGRVSITHLKGTSVAKDYERMSRAIFDANKAFYLKHFNPRKSRLVELKYDLAFGAWKLVSRLRAGLSGYRRVKPL, from the coding sequence ATGACTGATCAGGAAATACAGAGGGCGATTCTGTCGGTCATTATCGTCGCTTGGAAGTCCCGGGGCGAGATTGGCTCCTGTCTTGATTCCATTCCGCGAACCTTGGGTGGTCGACCAGTGGAGCTTCTGGTGGTCGATAACAGCCTGAATGCAGACGGAACCAGCACGTTAATCGACCGGGAATACCCCCAGGTCAGGCTGATTCAGCCGGAGCAGAACCTCGGATTCGGAGCCGGCAACAACCTCGGTTTCCAACAGTCATCGGGCGAAGTGATCCTGGTGCTGAATCCGGACACGGTGGTGAATGCGAATGCCCTGTTTCATTGCCTGGATCGTTTGCTGGAGGAACCGGCAATCGGATTGATCTCGCCGAAGCTGGTGCAGGCTGATGGAATCATGGATCTGGCCTGCCGCCGCAAGGTCCCTTCATTTTGGGACGGGTTCTGCCGGGCGAGCGGGTTGGCGGGATGTTTTCCGAAGTCGAGATTCCTCGCCGGCTACAACCTGACCTACCTAGATCCGGATGGCACCTATGACGTCGGTGCCATCAATGGAGCGTTCATGATGGGACGGCGGGAGGCTTTCGAGAAGGTGGGTCTTTTCGACGAGGACTTTTTCATGTATGGTGATGACCTCGATCTCTGTTACCGCTTCACCCAGGCCGGCTATCGGGTGGTCTATGATGGGCGGGTCTCCATCACCCATCTGAAGGGAACCAGTGTCGCCAAAGACTATGAACGGATGTCGAGGGCGATTTTCGACGCCAACAAGGCCTTCTACCTGAAGCACTTCAATCCACGAAAGAGTCGGCTTGTAGAGCTGAAATATGACCTCGCTTTTGGTGCCTGGAAGCTGGTCTCCCGACTGCGGGCAGGACTGTCGGGGTATCGACGGGTGAAGCCGCTTTAG
- a CDS encoding ABC transporter permease, producing MLVLRDLRLRYRQTALGVIWVLLQPLAAAAIFALIFGRFARLPSDGQPYVVFALAGLVSWTLLSGVLQRAGNSLVSESRLITKVYFPRLIVPLSAGLSAVLDFVLAFSFLIGVAAFHGILPGFGLLLSPMVLLVELLLAVGVGLWLSALNVRYRDVTHALPFFIQVWLYASPVVYSLSIVPADWHWLFLFNPMAGIIESLRATVFGTGIPWPALAISTGWALVFLVSGSLYFRSVERSFADAL from the coding sequence ATGTTGGTTCTGCGCGACCTGCGCCTGCGGTACCGGCAGACAGCCCTCGGTGTGATCTGGGTCCTGCTGCAGCCTCTGGCTGCAGCAGCTATTTTTGCCTTGATCTTCGGTCGGTTCGCGCGCCTGCCCAGTGATGGCCAACCCTACGTTGTCTTTGCCCTGGCCGGCCTTGTTTCCTGGACATTGCTCAGTGGTGTCCTGCAGAGAGCTGGGAACAGCCTTGTTTCCGAAAGCCGGCTGATCACCAAGGTGTACTTTCCACGGTTGATCGTACCCCTTTCGGCCGGGCTGTCGGCGGTTCTGGATTTCGTCCTGGCCTTCTCATTTCTGATAGGGGTGGCTGCGTTCCATGGTATCCTGCCCGGCTTCGGTCTTCTGCTTTCCCCTATGGTGTTGCTGGTCGAATTGTTGCTTGCCGTTGGGGTCGGCCTTTGGCTGTCCGCGCTCAATGTCCGGTATCGAGATGTCACACACGCCCTCCCTTTCTTCATCCAGGTTTGGCTCTACGCGTCACCCGTTGTCTACAGCCTGTCCATTGTGCCGGCAGATTGGCATTGGCTTTTCCTTTTCAACCCGATGGCGGGAATCATCGAGAGTCTGAGAGCTACCGTGTTCGGCACCGGGATACCGTGGCCCGCCTTGGCCATCAGCACCGGTTGGGCCTTGGTCTTCCTGGTGTCGGGATCCTTGTATTTCCGTTCAGTCGAGAGGAGCTTCGCGGACGCTCTCTAG
- a CDS encoding glycosyltransferase family 1 protein, whose product MIGGPFRLIARMALAQAAPMTELGQKWMVFSSHHAPLWTTGRHIVIVYDLIALRFGEQARMQNAFYRHLLPRVLRSATRIVTISGAVRDELKTVFPFLADRLIDVIPAWSESLEVKECISAPVLSRKSHVLVVGARYPHKNLSLVLDAMSQFSRTGSGQRLVVAGIRKELWNQRASWRILEEQGLLTALDFPTDSEMDELYRKAHCLVYPSLAEGQGLPPLEALKRGCPVVCSDIPVLKETCGQASFFVDPHDSRALAGLLSEICTGQRKVEIEEMTCQAPEVLKRFSNGVLTRKWRALLDSLP is encoded by the coding sequence ATGATTGGAGGTCCATTTCGGCTGATCGCACGAATGGCGCTTGCCCAGGCGGCACCAATGACGGAACTGGGACAGAAGTGGATGGTCTTTTCGTCCCATCACGCTCCTCTTTGGACAACTGGCCGGCATATCGTGATCGTCTACGACCTGATTGCCTTGAGGTTTGGGGAACAGGCAAGGATGCAGAATGCGTTTTATCGCCATCTGCTTCCCCGGGTCCTGAGGTCTGCGACTCGAATTGTGACCATCTCAGGTGCGGTTCGGGATGAATTGAAGACGGTCTTTCCGTTTCTGGCGGATCGCTTGATCGATGTGATACCGGCCTGGTCTGAAAGCCTCGAGGTGAAGGAATGCATATCTGCGCCGGTGTTATCGCGGAAGAGTCATGTCCTGGTTGTGGGCGCTCGATACCCGCACAAGAATCTTTCACTGGTGCTCGATGCCATGTCCCAATTCTCCAGGACCGGCTCGGGTCAGCGTCTCGTAGTGGCGGGGATCCGCAAGGAACTCTGGAATCAACGGGCATCCTGGCGCATTCTTGAGGAGCAGGGATTGTTGACCGCTCTGGATTTCCCGACGGATTCGGAGATGGATGAACTCTACCGGAAGGCTCATTGCCTGGTCTATCCCTCTCTGGCGGAAGGGCAGGGCCTCCCGCCACTCGAGGCCCTGAAGCGAGGCTGTCCCGTCGTCTGCAGCGACATCCCGGTTCTCAAGGAAACCTGTGGCCAGGCGTCTTTCTTCGTGGATCCTCATGACAGTCGGGCTCTGGCGGGGCTCCTGTCAGAAATCTGTACGGGACAACGAAAGGTCGAAATCGAGGAGATGACGTGTCAGGCTCCTGAAGTCCTGAAGCGATTCAGTAATGGCGTGCTCACCCGGAAGTGGCGGGCCCTTCTGGATTCCTTGCCATGA
- a CDS encoding sulfotransferase, whose translation MNGVIEDSSSDGNLVFLISQPRSGSTLLQRMLSRHPEIHSRSETWIMLRSLFGFDQAVTGTIAPYNARIEHQAMRDFVEDLPGGKADYFRACRRMYGELYRAALEKSGCAIFLDKTPRYYEIIPDLLKVFPEAKVILLFRNPLAVFRSVWRTFGAGQWSQMQQFRRDLMEAPTKLVTARDKGGPQVFSLRYEDLVRRPSDSLDDLCEFLGLVKHTCMLDHGTDGLERWTLGDPQTIYERKGADPDHADRWVADLANPQFWRACSEYLDILGSALTGRMGYDYESLRSQLHMARPGWWRRRMTVSLDCLMEEETMRPDRNFGRRVKCELASRAWGVDR comes from the coding sequence ATGAACGGCGTGATTGAAGACTCTTCTTCGGATGGTAACCTAGTGTTCCTGATCTCCCAGCCCAGATCCGGATCGACGCTGCTCCAGAGGATGCTCTCCCGGCATCCGGAGATTCACTCAAGATCGGAAACCTGGATCATGCTTCGCTCACTTTTTGGTTTCGACCAGGCAGTCACCGGGACGATCGCCCCATACAACGCCCGGATTGAGCACCAGGCCATGCGCGACTTCGTGGAAGATCTGCCTGGGGGAAAGGCAGACTATTTCCGAGCCTGCCGAAGGATGTATGGCGAACTCTATCGAGCCGCCCTGGAAAAGTCCGGATGCGCCATCTTCCTCGACAAGACGCCCCGGTATTACGAGATCATTCCCGACCTCTTGAAGGTCTTTCCCGAAGCGAAAGTCATCCTACTTTTCCGCAATCCGTTGGCAGTGTTCCGTTCTGTCTGGCGGACTTTCGGCGCGGGTCAGTGGTCGCAGATGCAGCAGTTTCGTCGTGATCTGATGGAGGCTCCGACTAAACTGGTCACCGCTCGGGATAAGGGTGGGCCTCAGGTCTTCAGTCTGCGTTACGAAGACCTCGTCCGCCGGCCCTCCGACTCCCTTGATGATCTGTGCGAATTCCTGGGTCTGGTGAAGCACACCTGCATGCTGGACCATGGCACGGATGGACTGGAACGCTGGACCCTTGGGGATCCGCAGACAATCTATGAGCGCAAGGGGGCCGATCCTGATCATGCGGATCGCTGGGTTGCCGATCTGGCCAATCCACAGTTCTGGCGTGCCTGTAGCGAATATCTGGATATACTGGGTTCGGCCCTGACTGGACGCATGGGTTATGACTATGAATCCCTCCGGTCTCAGTTGCACATGGCGCGTCCCGGTTGGTGGCGCAGGCGGATGACGGTGTCCTTGGATTGCTTGATGGAGGAGGAGACCATGCGTCCAGACAGGAACTTTGGACGGCGGGTCAAGTGCGAGTTGGCGTCGCGAGCTTGGGGGGTGGATCGGTGA
- a CDS encoding polysaccharide ABC transporter ATP-binding protein → MPTAVIRTEGLSKRYRVKGPRNGYAYRTMREDLISLPGRLLRRNRLAEHVDDFWALRDVDLQISAGEVLGVIGRNGAGKSTLLKILSRVTSPTSGHAEIAGRVGSLLEVGTGFHPELTGRENIFLSGALLGMTRREIRAHFDEIVDFSGVERFLDTPCKQYSSGMYLRLAFAVAAFLRAEVLLIDEILAVGDTGFQRKCLGKMDEIARTGRTIVLISHDLAAIERLSTRCAVLHEGRLQFEGDPRSGIQTYLQLCEEEDARTVHIDAKRLESLQGDGVRVTEVRIGSDQDGISRIPRTGCGFNLDVSYETDDSYAGWSAGLTCIFRSLLGTEILRLSTQPISGFELGRLARAGTVQLRVPSLPFTAGRILLDIGLTRPGYEFVAMVPSVVSFTVNLHDFYESGVSIDQGKGLIVTTHQWRHERRD, encoded by the coding sequence ATGCCGACAGCCGTCATCAGAACCGAAGGTCTTTCGAAGCGCTACCGGGTCAAGGGGCCACGCAATGGATATGCCTACCGTACGATGCGGGAGGACCTCATTAGTTTGCCCGGTCGTCTTCTCCGGCGCAATCGACTGGCGGAGCATGTTGATGACTTCTGGGCCCTGCGCGACGTAGACCTGCAGATCTCCGCAGGAGAGGTTTTGGGCGTTATTGGCCGTAACGGGGCGGGCAAGAGCACCCTGCTCAAGATCCTCAGCCGGGTGACTTCACCGACTTCAGGACACGCGGAGATCGCCGGCCGGGTAGGATCATTGCTTGAGGTCGGCACGGGCTTTCATCCAGAGTTGACGGGTCGGGAAAATATCTTTCTCAGCGGAGCGCTTCTGGGTATGACACGAAGGGAAATCCGCGCACATTTCGATGAGATCGTCGATTTCTCCGGGGTCGAACGTTTCCTCGACACTCCGTGCAAACAATATTCGAGCGGCATGTACCTCCGTTTGGCTTTTGCCGTGGCGGCATTTCTTCGGGCAGAAGTCCTCCTGATTGATGAAATCCTTGCTGTCGGCGACACTGGGTTTCAACGCAAGTGCCTCGGCAAGATGGATGAGATCGCCCGAACTGGCCGAACGATCGTACTGATCAGTCATGATCTGGCCGCTATCGAGCGCCTGTCCACGCGATGCGCCGTCCTACACGAGGGCCGGTTGCAGTTTGAAGGCGACCCCCGTTCAGGAATTCAGACTTACCTTCAACTGTGCGAGGAGGAGGATGCCCGAACCGTTCACATCGATGCCAAGCGGCTTGAGAGCCTTCAGGGCGACGGTGTCCGGGTGACGGAAGTCCGAATCGGATCAGATCAGGATGGGATCAGTCGGATTCCTCGCACCGGGTGTGGGTTCAATCTTGACGTTTCTTACGAGACCGATGATTCGTATGCTGGCTGGTCGGCGGGCCTGACCTGTATCTTTCGCTCCCTCCTCGGTACCGAGATTCTCCGCCTAAGCACCCAGCCCATCAGTGGCTTTGAGTTGGGTCGATTGGCCCGGGCTGGAACGGTTCAGCTCAGGGTGCCCAGCCTGCCCTTTACGGCGGGGCGAATCCTTTTGGACATTGGCCTGACTCGACCGGGTTATGAGTTTGTGGCGATGGTGCCATCAGTCGTGTCCTTCACTGTTAATCTTCACGATTTTTATGAAAGCGGGGTGAGCATCGATCAGGGAAAAGGCCTGATTGTAACCACTCACCAATGGCGTCATGAACGGCGTGATTGA
- a CDS encoding glycosyltransferase, translating into MASIYASDLQGHFDWVADNDETPRRIQTGFHAQMVEFHRQHIPEGQKVLEWGCGPGDLLRALAPGRGVGIDLSPRMVSRARANYPDRNLEFRHGDILRSEVAEGFDHIVLNYLIGYLPDIQLALEKLKASSYPRTRLHITSLNTLWRFPLKWAERFGFVVRQPQSNWLSMQDLVNLLEISGWEVIRTGTEQIIPFRIPILTPFLNRFLVKLPFFRHFGMTLHLIARPRIPPRIDHSPSCTVVVPARNESGNILAALQRIPRLGLGTEIIFVEGNSTDDTWETIQREVAAYEGHHEVKAIRQPGKGKWDAVFAGFEIASGEVLVIQDADLTAPPEDLPKFYEAVASGMTEFANGSRLVYPMESKAMRFLNLLGNKGFALALSYVLGQNVKDSLCGTKMLLRKDYHRILERMKVFGDFDPFGDFNLLFGASLLDLKIRDIPVKYRDRTYGETNISRFSHGWMLIKMVWFGLWKLKWV; encoded by the coding sequence ATGGCTTCGATCTACGCATCTGATTTACAGGGTCACTTTGATTGGGTGGCCGATAACGACGAGACTCCTCGGCGGATCCAGACGGGCTTCCATGCCCAGATGGTGGAGTTTCACCGTCAGCATATTCCTGAGGGCCAAAAGGTTCTGGAGTGGGGTTGTGGGCCGGGTGACCTCCTGCGGGCTCTTGCTCCCGGACGTGGCGTGGGGATCGACTTGAGCCCCAGGATGGTATCGCGGGCGCGGGCCAACTATCCCGACAGGAACCTCGAGTTTCGCCATGGTGACATTCTGCGATCAGAGGTTGCGGAAGGATTCGATCATATTGTCCTCAACTACCTGATCGGCTATCTGCCGGATATCCAGCTGGCGCTGGAGAAGCTTAAGGCCTCCTCCTACCCCAGAACCCGCCTGCACATCACTTCCCTCAACACACTCTGGCGCTTTCCTCTCAAGTGGGCCGAGAGATTCGGTTTCGTGGTCAGGCAACCCCAGAGCAACTGGCTCTCCATGCAGGATCTGGTCAATCTGCTCGAAATATCGGGCTGGGAGGTCATCCGAACCGGAACCGAACAGATCATCCCGTTCAGAATCCCGATCCTGACTCCTTTCCTCAACCGATTCCTGGTCAAGTTGCCCTTCTTCCGGCATTTCGGGATGACCCTGCACCTGATCGCCCGGCCACGGATTCCGCCCAGGATTGACCACAGCCCGAGTTGCACCGTGGTGGTCCCGGCACGGAATGAATCAGGAAATATCCTGGCCGCCCTGCAGCGGATTCCACGACTTGGGTTGGGCACGGAAATCATCTTTGTCGAAGGAAACAGCACCGACGATACTTGGGAAACGATCCAGCGGGAGGTCGCCGCCTATGAGGGACACCATGAGGTCAAGGCCATCCGGCAGCCCGGCAAGGGCAAGTGGGATGCCGTCTTTGCCGGGTTTGAGATCGCCTCGGGTGAGGTTCTCGTCATTCAGGACGCCGATCTGACCGCCCCGCCGGAGGATCTTCCCAAGTTCTACGAAGCGGTGGCAAGCGGAATGACGGAGTTCGCCAACGGGTCGCGGCTTGTTTACCCGATGGAGTCCAAGGCCATGCGATTCCTCAACCTTCTCGGCAACAAGGGCTTCGCCCTCGCGCTGAGCTACGTGCTCGGCCAGAACGTCAAGGACAGCCTCTGTGGCACCAAGATGCTCCTGAGGAAGGATTATCACCGGATCCTCGAGCGGATGAAGGTCTTTGGGGATTTTGATCCATTCGGAGATTTCAACCTCCTCTTCGGAGCCTCGCTTCTCGATCTCAAGATCCGCGACATTCCGGTCAAGTACCGGGATCGCACCTACGGCGAGACCAACATCTCCCGGTTCTCGCACGGCTGGATGCTGATCAAGATGGTCTGGTTCGGGCTCTGGAAACTGAAATGGGTCTAG
- a CDS encoding class I SAM-dependent methyltransferase, with protein MNKLSTEDAVRLLRSDPDRAALVHDTYLDTDLGQAAERFAGSGEFAAVLKVLGPAVEGAVVMDLGAGNGMASRAFALQGARCVHAVEPDPSKEIGRGAIEITCAGLPVEIHQGFGEAIPLPNASVDLIYTRQVLHHTTNLGQTLRECARVLRSGGRFLACREHVVDDAQQMAEFLAHHPVHQLTGGEGAYTLDAYEQAIVSAGLTLEKSIDPWASPINTAPAANTVEEIADFPRKILRSRFGEMGARLAAIPWIRALVWRRLRRPRPGRLYSFFASKP; from the coding sequence GTGAATAAACTCAGCACGGAAGATGCGGTCAGGCTCCTGAGATCCGATCCGGACCGGGCCGCTCTTGTTCACGATACCTACCTCGACACAGACCTCGGGCAGGCTGCCGAACGCTTTGCCGGTTCGGGAGAATTCGCCGCCGTTCTCAAGGTCCTGGGACCGGCTGTCGAGGGTGCGGTGGTGATGGATCTCGGGGCGGGGAACGGCATGGCGAGCCGGGCATTTGCCCTGCAAGGCGCCCGCTGCGTTCATGCCGTCGAGCCCGATCCGAGCAAGGAAATCGGTCGCGGCGCGATCGAAATCACCTGCGCCGGACTGCCGGTCGAGATTCACCAAGGGTTCGGCGAAGCGATTCCCCTCCCGAATGCCTCGGTCGATCTCATCTATACACGGCAGGTGCTGCATCACACGACCAACCTCGGTCAAACCCTGCGGGAGTGCGCCCGGGTCCTTCGGTCCGGCGGTCGATTCCTGGCCTGCCGGGAACACGTGGTGGACGATGCGCAGCAGATGGCGGAATTCCTCGCTCATCATCCCGTGCATCAACTGACCGGAGGTGAAGGCGCCTATACTCTGGATGCCTACGAGCAGGCGATCGTCTCCGCCGGACTGACGCTTGAAAAGAGCATCGACCCCTGGGCGTCCCCCATCAATACCGCTCCCGCCGCCAATACAGTCGAGGAGATCGCGGACTTCCCCCGAAAGATCCTGCGGTCCCGTTTCGGTGAGATGGGTGCGAGGTTGGCCGCAATCCCCTGGATCCGCGCCCTCGTCTGGCGTCGACTGCGCCGACCGAGGCCCGGTCGCCTCTATTCGTTTTTCGCTTCAAAACCGTGA
- a CDS encoding glycosyltransferase family 1 protein — translation MKPLRILYDFEAFSDQSYGGVSRYIIELASRLAKADEIEVHLAAGWHRNHWLKTHLPEWASGRYFPAWPKTGEIRRRLNAILMRRAISRIRPDIVHRTYHRGAAVYPGPHATVATIHDLTYYLYPESFPGGAVVRQKLTTVAQTSDHLLCDSENTRQDAIRILGIEPSIASVVHLGVNPTITSIDPSPIDGDYLLFVGQRSGYKNFTFLIRALARYRMLESRRLAVFGGGPFKQDERILLKSLGIASRVVSLAGDDSILAATYAHAEALVYPSLYEGFGLPILEAMAQGCPVVCSDRSSLPEVGGNAAVYFDPEDDGDSLRKAIDCLDNSPHTREEFVSRGRNRVRLFNWSNCATKTLKVYRDVASELRDNQQ, via the coding sequence GTGAAACCCCTTCGTATTCTCTACGATTTCGAGGCCTTCAGCGACCAGAGCTATGGGGGCGTTTCGCGCTATATCATCGAATTGGCGAGCCGACTGGCCAAGGCCGACGAGATCGAGGTGCACCTTGCGGCCGGATGGCATCGCAACCATTGGCTGAAGACCCATCTGCCCGAATGGGCCAGCGGTCGTTATTTCCCGGCCTGGCCAAAGACCGGAGAAATCCGCCGACGGTTGAACGCAATACTGATGAGAAGGGCAATCTCCCGAATCCGGCCCGACATCGTGCACCGTACTTATCATCGCGGTGCTGCCGTCTACCCCGGGCCGCATGCAACGGTCGCCACGATTCACGACCTGACCTATTATCTCTATCCGGAGAGTTTCCCAGGGGGCGCGGTCGTCAGGCAGAAACTGACCACGGTCGCTCAGACCAGCGACCACCTGCTCTGCGATTCCGAGAATACCCGTCAGGATGCCATCCGGATTCTTGGCATCGAACCCTCGATCGCATCCGTTGTGCACCTGGGAGTGAATCCAACGATCACCTCCATCGACCCGTCCCCCATCGACGGCGACTACCTGCTCTTCGTGGGCCAGCGGTCCGGCTACAAGAACTTCACTTTTCTGATCCGGGCTCTCGCCCGGTACCGCATGCTCGAATCGCGGCGCCTAGCGGTCTTCGGAGGCGGCCCGTTCAAACAGGACGAGCGCATCCTCCTAAAATCCCTGGGCATAGCCAGTCGAGTCGTATCCTTGGCCGGCGATGACTCGATACTGGCCGCGACCTATGCCCATGCCGAGGCCCTTGTTTACCCCTCACTCTACGAAGGATTCGGTCTTCCGATCCTTGAGGCGATGGCGCAGGGATGTCCGGTCGTCTGCTCAGACCGGAGCAGCCTGCCTGAAGTGGGCGGCAACGCCGCCGTCTATTTCGATCCTGAGGACGACGGTGATTCACTGCGAAAAGCGATCGACTGTTTGGACAACTCACCGCATACACGGGAAGAATTCGTTAGCAGAGGCCGAAATAGAGTGCGTCTATTCAATTGGTCAAACTGCGCAACAAAGACCCTGAAGGTCTATCGCGACGTTGCTTCGGAACTGAGGGACAATCAGCAATGA
- a CDS encoding methyltransferase domain-containing protein codes for MSDVTYDLGLLEGSLAKWNQSSGLRLVYRSIFADMMAAAGSGAVLDIGSGAGFLKIDRPNVTTSDVVKTPFVDCAVSAYEIQALGRQWDAIVAMDVLHHLRKPLNFLESASGSLNPGGRIVLVEPAATGFGRLFYRWFHHEPCQPERLQAPYRFEADDAEGNFANMGMGCALFRRDRVGVGECLKAMGLKFISVRYRDVLAYPSTGGLAHRQILPTWVLKGLLGLERILPQWVLSRIGLRMIVVLERVMP; via the coding sequence ATGTCGGATGTCACTTACGATTTGGGCCTCCTTGAGGGCAGTCTGGCGAAATGGAATCAATCTTCTGGCCTTCGGTTGGTCTACCGATCGATTTTTGCGGACATGATGGCGGCTGCTGGGTCAGGTGCAGTACTCGATATCGGATCAGGGGCGGGTTTCCTCAAGATCGACCGCCCGAACGTGACGACCAGTGATGTGGTCAAGACACCCTTTGTGGATTGCGCGGTATCTGCCTACGAGATTCAGGCCTTGGGGCGTCAGTGGGATGCCATTGTCGCCATGGATGTTCTGCATCACTTGAGGAAACCATTGAACTTCCTCGAAAGTGCGTCCGGGTCGCTCAATCCGGGCGGCCGTATAGTCTTGGTTGAACCGGCCGCCACCGGGTTTGGACGGCTGTTCTACCGCTGGTTTCATCATGAACCCTGTCAGCCGGAACGGTTGCAAGCGCCCTATCGTTTCGAAGCGGATGACGCTGAGGGCAATTTCGCCAATATGGGTATGGGGTGTGCGTTGTTTCGGCGGGACCGGGTCGGAGTAGGAGAGTGCTTGAAGGCCATGGGCCTCAAGTTCATTTCAGTGCGTTATCGGGATGTTCTGGCGTATCCGTCCACCGGCGGTCTCGCCCATCGGCAGATTCTTCCGACCTGGGTGCTCAAGGGATTGCTTGGCTTGGAGCGGATTCTACCCCAGTGGGTTCTGAGTCGTATCGGTCTGCGGATGATTGTCGTGCTTGAGAGGGTAATGCCGTGA
- a CDS encoding glycosyltransferase: MPESPQVIVITPTLGRSPWLDQAVESVAARQSGRWGLVHLLVAPADQVGALADRYPGTTVMAEEREGGGLYGAVNYGAHRTKGWRWLTYLNDDDLLREGFDRLLGATDQEAADIIYGRVSYIDADGRNLGAFPVERRPRRILSLMIAGIPPFTQQGTLVGRDCFENLGGFDTDFQLAADHDFWVRAVLRGASFRFVPSEVGSFRLRPGQLSADQETVRKELGSIHARYFPPENRLTRLRIRTAFRIRHAHSILGRRIRTGHWTTGKSVWRVPE, encoded by the coding sequence ATGCCGGAATCGCCCCAGGTCATAGTCATCACTCCGACACTCGGCCGATCCCCGTGGCTTGACCAGGCCGTGGAGTCAGTCGCTGCTCGCCAGTCAGGGCGGTGGGGTCTCGTTCACCTTCTGGTGGCGCCGGCCGACCAAGTAGGTGCGCTTGCCGACCGATACCCGGGCACTACGGTCATGGCCGAGGAGAGAGAAGGGGGTGGGTTGTATGGCGCGGTTAACTACGGCGCTCACCGGACCAAAGGCTGGCGTTGGCTGACCTACCTCAATGATGATGATCTGCTCCGGGAGGGTTTTGACCGGCTTCTTGGCGCAACCGATCAGGAAGCAGCGGATATCATCTATGGACGGGTGTCTTATATCGATGCCGACGGACGCAATCTCGGTGCCTTTCCCGTAGAGCGTCGGCCTCGGCGGATTCTCTCCCTCATGATCGCCGGTATACCTCCCTTCACCCAGCAGGGAACCCTTGTCGGCCGAGATTGTTTTGAGAACCTCGGTGGGTTCGACACGGACTTTCAGTTGGCGGCCGACCATGACTTCTGGGTGCGGGCTGTGTTGAGGGGGGCCTCCTTTCGTTTTGTCCCGTCCGAGGTCGGATCGTTTCGACTCAGGCCCGGGCAATTGTCTGCCGATCAGGAGACGGTGCGGAAAGAACTTGGGTCGATCCATGCCCGTTATTTCCCACCCGAGAACCGATTGACCCGTCTTCGCATCCGGACTGCCTTTCGGATCCGGCATGCCCATTCGATCCTTGGGCGACGCATTCGAACAGGTCATTGGACCACGGGAAAATCAGTCTGGAGGGTGCCGGAGTGA
- a CDS encoding glycosyltransferase, with amino-acid sequence MTSEEFPEAKGSLEAEIGRIAEEGPVILLIGELSPRKGIYEMLAAARKAKALSLDLQFVVAGPLDHSSCGEEDYPNLVSAFKNTPDNVHFRPGWIETDREFNGAIRGCSVLWGAYRGFPFSSNLLTKAALANRPILVSSGGLMEKRVREFKLGLVVDPEDSRAVIESLVELARTPRESKGFETGCREYAHRNSRRRLRDVLKETLPVSSVHC; translated from the coding sequence ATGACCTCCGAAGAGTTCCCGGAAGCCAAGGGGTCTCTCGAAGCTGAGATTGGCCGGATTGCAGAAGAAGGTCCGGTGATTCTGTTGATAGGTGAGCTGTCTCCTCGGAAAGGGATCTATGAGATGCTTGCGGCTGCTCGCAAAGCTAAAGCGTTGAGTCTCGATCTGCAGTTCGTTGTGGCGGGTCCGCTTGACCATTCCTCCTGTGGCGAGGAGGATTACCCCAATCTGGTTTCTGCTTTCAAGAACACTCCCGACAATGTCCATTTCCGACCCGGATGGATCGAGACGGATCGCGAGTTCAATGGCGCGATCCGGGGCTGTTCTGTTCTATGGGGCGCCTACCGTGGGTTCCCTTTCAGCAGCAATCTGCTGACCAAGGCAGCCCTTGCTAATCGCCCGATCCTAGTCAGTTCGGGCGGTTTGATGGAAAAGCGGGTCAGGGAGTTCAAGCTGGGATTGGTGGTCGATCCAGAGGACTCGAGGGCAGTAATCGAATCCTTGGTGGAATTGGCTCGGACACCAAGAGAATCTAAAGGGTTCGAAACGGGATGTCGCGAATACGCGCACCGCAATTCTCGCCGAAGACTACGCGATGTTCTCAAGGAAACCCTTCCTGTGTCTAGTGTTCATTGCTGA